The stretch of DNA AAGCACACTcacctgtgtgaatgtaattgGCTTGTCTTTGGTGATGTATTCTGCGTATTTGCATGTAAACATTCCACAGTCACTTCCATTCATTTGCTGAGGGATCTCCTGCAGAAACACCATTTCCCCaagctttttaaaaaaggtttagaATGGCAGACCAGGCTGCTGTTCACATACTGCTGACATTGCTATATACGAAAATATACTGATGCAGACTTTAGTTTTGGCCTTTAGGCCTGAGAGAGCTAAGCCACTTTTAATAACCATAACAGCTCTAGTACAGACAGTGGTAGATATGTCTTTAGCCACAGATGAATATCAGGAGCATTTCCCTCTatgcagaaatatatatattccaaaTATCAGGTATCTGCACCAGTGCACAATTCGCAAAACAGTATATCATTTTTTAATCAATACATTAATTACCggttttattctttcattccaACTACAAGTTTAGTCCTAGTCTTTAATATGACCATTACGTGTCTATGAAACACCACATCACAACTCTGACTCACGTTGCGTTTTTTACTCTGATGGGACCAGTCTGAAGTGTCCAAGGCTTGCCCTCGTTTGTCTTCACTTTCTTGTTGCAAATATTTTCTGAAGAAGAGAGGCACAGTTAATTGCCAGTCCTAATTAACAGCATATTTAATTCATGCTGTAATTTCCATGCTTAGTAGATCTGTCAAAGAAATTAAATCACAACATTGAATAAACCCCAGCCCACCCCCATGACCAGAACAGAGCACCCTTGGTCTAGACAGAACTTATTCACAAGCTTTAGGCGCTCTAGGGAAGAtaaaatggggggaaaaaaggggggtgggggttacACCACAGTTTCATCATCTCACTCTGGAGCAGCACTTACAACAAAATCCTGCACGCCTCGTCATTGTTTCCTCCCATGGAATCAAAATATGTGATGCTCTTCTTGCGGAAATCCACAACCTACCAGAGCACAAAAGAGGTGAGAAACGTGACTGAAATGCACTCCACAACTGACCTTCAACTTTAAATCGGCCAATCCCGAACCCATTATAAATCTAATCATGTATTAAGAATACTACCTGAACTGAACTAATCCAATACAAAACAGGTCAATGAGCAGCATAATATATACAGGCCTAGCCACAAAGTAATCCAGGCTCCTTTGTAATTGACAATTCTTAGCTTTCTCATTTGTTCTGGTTTGTTACTTACAGAAAGACACCAGTGCACCCCCAAGTGGATGGGCACCAGAATGATGTCCACAGAAAAGATGTCCACTTTCTTGGTCCAGCGGCGCACAGCTGAGTAGCCCGAGCTGCGCAGCTTAGGGAAGAAGAAGGTATTGAAGGTGTATGCAGTTGGCAGATGCTGTGCCTTACTGCGCTCCACCAGCATGTTCATGTAGAAGTTTATCACCTGTGGATAAAATAGGAAAAACAGTTTGCTTAATGTCCTTAAACTTTGCCAGTCATTTACTTTCTGACCCAGCAATGGCAAGCATGGCCTATAAGGCTCTCGTCCAATGGTGGCAGAGATCTAAATTCGACTATGTTGAATTGCTAAGACCTTCCCATGAATGTGAGAGTAAATCTGACATTAAGTTGTGTTTGAGGAGTGTAGAGAGTTTAAGGACAATGAATCTGCCAAACTGACCTCATCATTTAGCCAGTTGAGGTGGCTGAGGGTCTGCAGGTCTTTCCTGGTGATGGTGAGGCGAAATCCTTCACTAAGTACCTCATCCTGACTGCCTCCCCTCAGGGCTCGGTTTACTTCGTTCTCCATGTCCTACACATATGCAATCAGAATCACGGCAAAGTGACAGCGAAACAAAGCGCTTTTTATATGGCAAACTATAATGTTAACTCTAGTTTGCATCAAATATTCCAATATTATTCATACAAAGGGACTTTAAAATGATCTGGTATTATGATGACTTTTCAGGATGATGTATCAAATACTGGAAGGAATACTCATCTTGCCTTGTGTCTAAAGTGTGTGGACAAAAATGTTATATAACTAACATATCAAACAGCATGCAAACCAAAGATAAATCCACCACAATGTCCGATGTATGAACAGGTGGGTGGATAGTGGGTTTCCTGGTTTTGATGAAGttgtccatttaaaaaaaaaaaaagttattgaTCATGCAAATGAAAGCAGGGTTGTTTTTACCTCGGTCATCTCTGGGAATTCCTGTTCCTCAATAGCAGGCTCTGATTCCTCAATGATTGGCGCTACAGGAACCTCCTTTTCTAGAGGCACCCTCACCTGCAACTCAACACCTGTTACACCAGCTTGGCCCTCGCCAGACAGGCGCTAAATTATTCCCCAAAACAGCAAACAGAAAAAGGCTAATTAATCAtcagacaaaataaaacactacaGGAGTGACAGAATCTTAAGAGGAAATCATAGCTCACCTGACGCAAGAGCTGAGATGCCAGAGCCTCTTGCTCCTCTATGAGCCGCCGTCTCTCCCGAGCCCGAGAGTCATAAAGGCTAGTGCTGTGAACACACGTATATATTCACAGATAACACgtaaatatattttctggtTCAAGTCCAACAAATGTggacaaaaagaaaagaggaaaagcTGAACATTAAGAGAGCTGGAGAAACACTCACAGTTCTTTGATCCAAAGTTCAGCTTGAAAACATGGTACACTAAAGAGACAAAGGAAAAAAGTGTGTTCTTCGGTTACTTTGGTTTCGTTAGGTTTATAGTTTCACAGAGTATTTTACAGCAGCAATACTGACTGGTAACAAATCAAGCAAGATGTTGTCTTATTCTGTGGTTAAGAGGTTTCCAAATAAGCCTTCTtaaaaacatctaaaatatcAACAGTTGTAACAAATGACTGCATGAAAATTGAGATAACACAGACAGGTTACACAACAGGTCAAGACACCAGTTTTATTATCTCCTACCTTGCGCTGTCAGGTCTTTTGCCCTGTTGTGCCCTTACAAAAATGACAGAGTCTCCATCATGAGCTGTAAGTGAGAAAGAAAATCATTCACTGCTATAGTAATGTATGTCTATATATAGATACATATAtaatctgtaaaatattttcagacTACAGACTTGATGATTGTGTATCCTGAGAGGAAGCATCCTGAAGGGCAGCTGGTGATGGGGCTAACGGCATGACCACTTCTGGTCTCCTCAAGCCAGATTCACTGTCAGCATCTGAGGTTTGTGTTTCAGGTCCATTAGAGACCACCCCAGGACTGGGAAGAGCACTGGAGTTCTGGGGGCTGGGAGGCAGGCTAGATAAGCCAAATGAAGAATCCCCTGCTCCTGAGCCTGCAGGTGAGGTGCACCGCAGTAACCTGCGGCTTGACGTGAGGAAACTAgagctaaaaaaataaattaaataaataaataaataaaaatttaaacataCATACATGTTTGTAAAGCTTTTATTGTTGTTCACTTTGAACATTAACAAAAATGTCTAAAATGTTAAAAGGCTGATTAGCCATCTTGCTTCCTATTGAAGTGATACTTTTCTAGTGATACTTTGTTCCAGGGGGTTTTCCAAAAGTGAAAGGGAGGACATTTTAGTTcattatatgaaaaaaataaaacttccaTGGCTCTGTATAAACCAAGCTCCAGACGGTTTGTTCCGCCTCTAAATATCAAAGTCCCATCAGCGTTGtcattatatttgtgtgtgtagtgataacGTTGGTCTCTCTTCAAAATATGGGTGAGGGTGAATCAGTGGCAATTTATTTGATTATAACCACAGTTGATTGTTAATTCGCTATAGAGGCAAAGTAACTTTATAAAAGAAGACTTTTATAATGAACTCCTGAATAAAGCTCTCCACAAATAATGCAAATTATGTAGATACAGAGAAAGCTTTATTAATCTAGTGGTTACTGGTGTtatttctacatgaggtgaGCACAGAAATAAAATTCTTCCACATTAGATGACTGTCAATTTGGATTCCTGATTAATTTATACAGTGCAATTTGCCAATTGTCTAGATGGCTAGCTCTTACTTTGTCCAGGGACCAAGTAATCGCAGTTATCGCAACAATTGCCCCATTAGAGATTTGCCAAGAACCACCACTGCTAGTTCACAGCCCTAATTACGACTACTGAAAAATAACTGTTGTGACCTCGGATAACACCTTAAGTAATTGTCATGAGACAACTGAATACAACTTGTGACAGGCCTGTAAACTGACATAGAAGAACAGCTCTTTCAAACCAAGACACTCACAAATCCCTATGTGATCGGAAGCCTCTGGGTGAAGTACCATCTTGGAAGAATGATGACTGGCCACCGGACACCATGGCTAACAACTGCCTGTATACTTCTTTCTCCTCGCCACGTACTGACTGTAAACAATTTGTAAAAGATGGGGTCATTCAGGATCATTACCCAGAAAcatgcaaacaaaaaatatatatcccaAATAAAACTGGACAAGAACCACCCAGACCTCTTGTGCTGTACAATAGGGTCTGCCTCGCCACTGCCGGCTGGAGCTGCCATGGGAAGGGCTCTGGACCACCCGAATGGGAAAGGTCTTCTCATACATGCTGGTGTAAGACGTGTTCCCTGAGCTTGGTCCAGGGTTagagacacagctgagagacaagaaaaatacataaaactgTATTACATAAAGTATTACAGGGACATAAACCCTTTGTAACACTGACAGATTTGAAAGCATAAGTTTAAACCACAGAATTATTGTGTCATATAACACTGACAAGGTTAATACACATGGAAACTAAGAGCAGCAGAGAGATTCATGATGCACACAAATGAGCAAACACACCTTGGTGATCTGTGTGGTCTGAGGTACAGGGGACGACCAAGCCGAGGGGTGGGGCAGATGAGGGGCACACTGACAGAGTGTCCATTAGTTTTGTGTGTTTCGTGGTGTGGAAGGTTTGTACAGACTTGCCGCCTGCTGACTTTGGATATGGTCACCGACTGCTCAGTCCTTAAAGAGTCTGCaaggaaaataaaaagtcaaaaaTAACACTTTTGATTCAAATAAATGCACTGTCGCAAGGAAAATATGCATCATATAAAAAGCAGAGAAAGCAGAAGCCGATCTCTTTTAGTTTTGTTACCTGACTTAACAACTGTCTTCCACTCAACTGTAGATGAAGGAGCCACAAACGTGTCCCCATGCATTTCAGATGTTCGTTCAGTAAActagaaacaaaaaaataaataaacatataaataagaAAGCATTTAAAGACCAAGATAAACAAGAGAACAAACTTCTGACAAAGGGATAATGTTTCTCAGATTTACCCATAATGCTAGTCAAAATCATTTGATTATTCTTTTAAattttgtgttaaaaatgtaaaatctaCAAGAAAGACTTGAATCTAAAATAGGTCCATTTGACAACGCCAGACAGGCGCTAGGTGGTAACAACAGGACTGGGTGGTAACAATATATTATACCATCGTATTGTTTTCAAGCATTAATGGGGTATAAAGTAATATCAGCAGGAGTGGTGAGCAgtgggggtgtgtgtttgcttgCTGGGTGAGGTGTAATCGCACCATCATAGCATCAGAAGAGGGCAGACTAAGGTTTATTGGTCTTGTGGTTGAAACTTTGCTAACCTCTGCAACATTTTCCCGTACTGTCATATACCTTACTACCCTCATACCTCAAAACCCTACCAGATagatgaagtaaaaaaaaactcatttcagAATGCAtcacaaaaaatattataataaaatgtactataatataatataatataaaagtaaaatatagTAAATAGAAACACCAATATGTTAAAAAGCACCACTGTTAAATATAATATCAAAATGTACTCTTTTGTAAATTCAGTGATTCCTATACAATACCAGCTATTTAAACACTACAGAATTCTGAATTCCTACAAAATTTCCTATGAAATTTGCATAGTGAGAACATAATTCTCTCCCTTTCACTTCTAAGCATGACACACCTTGCTATCAGTCCATGCAGACCCTGATGCATGAGCTGCTGGTAAAGATATGGTTTGTTTCTGAGGTGGGCCAGGAGAGGGAGGCAGCATGTTCTTCAATTTTGGACTAACACTGTTGCATACCCACGATGCAACACTCGAGCCATGAGACTTCACCCCTACAGCAGCAGTCTTCATCGTGTCCACAAAATCTCCTAAAAATACAGCATGGGGTTAGGGTATCACGCAGCAAAATACTACCAACATCTTTGGGCTGATATCACACATAAGAGATTAATTATAACAGCGGCTTACCCATTTTAAACCTCTTGACAGTTCTGTCATTATCTCCAATACCATCCACATCCTCCACACTGTCAAGGTGAGaagaaaatgctttaaaattgcTACAGCTTATATTAGATTGTGTCACTTCACATTGGAAGACGAATTAAATCATTTCCTTCTTCAGGCTATGACAAAAAAAATTTCCCTCTTAAACccctatcacacacacaaccaacaAAGGTTCTGGATTTTACCCGGAGctgtagtgtgtgaatgaaaaaCATACGCAATATTCGCCCTGTGCATTATCCCTCTAGCCCCCTAGTAAACACTCTGGGTAAAGTCAGAATCAACGCATGTGCGAATGTAGCTGCTAATGTTCAGAAATATGTCCTGCACATGGCACAATTCCGGCTGCAACAGTGTGTCTGACACAGAAAACTTCCTGCTgtgtgctgcatgtgtgaaagtaACACTATGGGACACCTTTGGACTAATATTCTGGAGGTTCTCTAAACATTTTTCATagtttgtgtgtgaaagaggcatagagaacacacaaagGTGTTTTTATTTCAAGGATTTTATTATAAGGGAAATCCACCTGTACTTCCATATATTTCCAATGTTTGAATTAATGGAAGAAGTGTATTCAAGAAACAAAGCGATTTAATCAGCACACAGCTTCAGTGTCTGAAAGTCTTGGGTTCCATATCCACTTCAGGCCACTGGGGgaatttggtgtattctcctcatgtctgtgtgggtttcctccaggtgctcaggatGCCTCCCACCACAATACAGAAacagtaggtggattgactggGTGACATTGTCCGcagatgagagtgtgagagtgactgggtgagtatgatGCCTTGTGATGAACTGTTGGCCTGTCCTGGTGTTGCAAACATGCAATGCAATTTAGGTGTCTAGAAAAGAACTATACAAATATATAGGTCTGTCAAATTAActatttacttttttaactAATATAAGTTCCCAGGAATGATTTCGTTCAACGATACTACTATCATTTTAATACCAATAACCAACAGAATTATAATAGCATAATTATGCAATAACACCCTTTTAAAGAGTCATGATGTGTAATTAAGTATATTCAGTCATTGGAATATACAATACGTTTAAATATCCTAACTACATTACAATTAAAATCTTGTAATAAAATTCTCTTTTAGGCTCTGCTGATAGTATCTGCACTAAATATTAAACGGAGCTTTAAATTAAAACAGACTCTAAAAACTTTGTTTACAAAAAGGGCAAAGTAACAAATTAGTTATAAGTAATATATAAGTAATAAGAATTAGCTGTAGAAGAAAGTACTGTAGGTTACACTATCTGTATGTGTGCGCCATTTTGtgacatttatatttactttgTCCAGCAAGCGCATCTGTAAAACCCAACTGTTGGGAAGGTCCCACTCCAACTGCTGTTTTTGTTCCCAGTTCAGAAAACTGAATAGGATAGTTATATTTTAGATGTGCATTCAGGTTTGCTGTACTGCAAACTTTCATTTccactgtttttaaacaaaatcaacATATTAGCTGGTTCATGTTAATGGTTCACTCTTATGACTTAAAGCCAAAATGTTCCCACTCTGCAGCTGTGGAATTTGGCTTTCACATCAATTTGGATTCACAACTCAATGTTTGGGCTGGATTTATGTAGTTGTTGAAGAAAACACCTATTGGCCTTGAGCAACaagcatttacattttgcagtttGCTCTGTGTTCATAGAAAGGCCGTTATTAACGTATTGGTCATTCTTCGACATGTACTGAATTTTATCCTACACTGCATACCCAATTTAAACATAAGACAAAGGTTTGTTATAATGTAGTACAGAACTAAATGTACAACTTTTCAAAATCtgattttaatataataactttcAGCATaatctatgtttttttttagtaataTGTCACCAGCAGTGTCATATTAGAATATGTGAAAGTTTCAAAGCCCAATTTTATTGTGACAGTATATTTTGACCCCTAAAAGAGAAGATCACATTAGACCACCCTGTTAGAATCTTAAAAAGTAAATTAGACTGGAATGTTGAAAGGGGTAAAATTTTCCTTTAATTCATCTCTTTATATACTTGTAGCATTTATTAACATATTGATCTATGACTGTAAAATGTGCAATAGGCAATATCACTTGTGTTAATTTAGTAGCGGTGTAACGGATCACAAAACTCCTGGTTTGGATCAGATCACAGGTTTTGAGTGACGGATCAGATCGTTTTTTCGGAACACCataatagaaaatatatttaaaatattgtactGAGCATCAAAGACAAGTTCAGAAAGGGCCTAACCTCACGTTGAGAAAAGGTGCTTTGTTAATCTAAGTGCCCTCATGTTCCTCAACATTACAGTGAGCATGCATCAAACTACCCCAAAAACAGTCCCAAGCAAACCAGAACAAGTGAAATGGACGGAGCTGTCCAGGGCTGACGCTGCAGTATTTTGTGTTACTGCTTCGTGTGTACTAGTGACTTATTTTGACGTGGTCTGTTTGTGAAGTAGAAGCTCAGAGTAGCAACTGCTGCGTTTCATTTTCTTTCGTCACGTTACACATCGAAATTGTGGAGTCCAGTGCTCCGAGGTGGATTTACTGCTAGATTTCTCCTTTTTACACTCAGCCTGTCTCACCGAGACCCCTTGTCTCACACAGACAGAACTCGGCTCTCCGCTGGCATCCCCTGTCGTGGTTGATAGCGTCATTGCTCGTTGCAAAGTTTACAATCCATAACAGGTTTACTGAcgtgctttgttcattttaagaCTCACAGCTCAGTTTGTATATGTTTCACCAAGGCTCTGCGTCATGAAAAATTAAACCATGGCACTAAAACTCTATTCCGCACAGTTACAGTTTAACTATAGCGATAGATCCGCAGTACACATGCGTCCCGAACCATGGAGGGTGATCCGTACGGTTCACGGGTTAGAGATGACAGGAGAATGTGCAGCAACTCTAGCACAGCTTTTAATTTCTTATCAACAATTTGAAAAACTGTCTGCGACAAAAACTGCTTGAAAAATGTGTATGGTGTATAGCTGGGATTACTCAAGGCTACATCCAGTGTTCAAGCAGGGGaactacaacaacaaagaaAGGCCCTCCAGAGAGCAGTTAATTAAATTGATATTCCGTGGCACAGAGTGCACTTCTGCAGAAAGCACTGGTAGACGTAACTTTTTAATGATGCTCTCCATAATCTACAGCTTAATTTCAATTGttaaaagtgaaattaaatCGCCTAGGTCACCTTTAAAGCCTGTTGAGCACTTCCCtccagctgctttgtgtagaaTTAAACCAGAGAGGGCTCCAGACTGTCAGTGTGTATTGTTATAAACTCACCAGTCCACGGGTCTTTTTCTCCGCGGAGACCCGTGCTGTTGGACCATGTCAGTACCGAGGTGGTCCCTGTCCGGTGGGACTCCGTTGCGGAGGTTTTTGATCCCAGTTCCGAACCACTGGTAGAGTTTGTTGAACATCTTTACTCTCGGTGAAGTGAATTTCAGCGCCGGGGCTGGGAGTAAGTTAGCGTTCCTGTAGTTCAATATTTCTGTCCGTGCGACTCTTGTgactttttccttctctctctctctcccgttaCTTACATACTACCGTCAGCGGATAACGGGAGAGTTCTCCGAGGCTCGTGGTTTTGTTAGCCGGTTAAAGGGAGCCGCATTTTCCGGTTAATGAATGGCAAGAAACCCTGTTAGCTACGCTTAGCCGAGCTGCCGCTAGCTCAGCGCTACCGTTACCGTTAGCCCGCGAAGCTAACCGCGGCTAAAACTAGCGACCGCCCTCTCCGCGACCGTTACTCAAGGCAAGGCTCCTCGCGCTCCGCTGTTATTGTTCGAACGGAAGCCGCATTCCGCTGCTCCGCGGATAAAGCTCGCTCACAGAAACCGCACGTGTGTGTAAAAGCTATTCGCACAACAACCTTCTCCCGCTTCTTCCTCATTTAAACCCGCGACATGGCCGAAGCTGATGGCGTTCGGTCGCGCGCGCTCATTGGCTGTGCGGCGTTGACGCGCAGAGGCCGCATGCAGTGCTCTCAGCCCGGAGTGGACAAGAAAAGAGCCTCGTCTGCGCCGAGGAATCGATTCTCACAAAGAATCAAATACTACGTTGATTAAGTGATTCATAAACAACTTACCGAGAGACGGCTGCGCCTTAAGCCGCGCATTCTTACTCAACAGTCCATACTGTAGGACACTAGCACACTCTTTAGTACAATTATTGACAGTGTAGTCACGCTGTGTATCTGAATTAAACTTTCCCGTTTTGTCTGACTGGCTGAAATATCTGAGTggaaacacacaaaccaatccgacaaatcattaaaaatataatttaaaaatgtatatttttccaaacatattgtccattctttcagctccactttcCCTACAGGTgaactttgcagttctacaattacagactggggcccatctgttgctctgcgtGATTTTTTAGACTCCTTCATACCAATTTCCTTTAATAGTAAGGGACCACAGCAGAGCAGGTATAACTGGTGACATTTTGCTTGCAATAAGTCCAATCAAACAAATAGTTGCTGACTGTAACAACGGAAACTTGTGCTTAGTACCCCATACTTGATTTACATTCAGTTTTCTCCCGCTGAAACACAAATGAACTCTggtgttgttgatgatgatgaagttATGATGGTGTTAATCATCAGATCCTGAactagaaaaacacaaaaatgccATCTTCATAAAACAAACTAACTTTTGACACAGTACTAATGTAAACCAGAAGATAGGTCTCATTGTTTTATACTATCATTTTGCATATATCATCTTGTTACAGCTCTATGAATAAAGtaaacattttgaaatttatttaaaaggtttttaaaattttagcccatatttaactttttattttttacctctTCCACGAAGGACGTGGCATGAGTAAGAACAGCGTTGACAAAAGAATCGCTCCAGAAAGGTGAAAGTTCACATAGGTTTTATGTCATCTGTCAAAGACCTATAAATACAGGCAATTTGCCAATAATTATGGGATTCTAAtccatttttttatgtttttcaggTATGAATTAAAATTGCTTTGATAATGGTCTTTAAACATAATGAAGGAAAGCagatagaaaaaataaaagttgtaCTGAACTATTAGCACATAGCCAGAATTTACTGTATGAGATATACTTTAGATTTTTTGATTCAAAGCTGAAtaattaaactaaaaatccttagatattattaattaattcattatctgtaactgcttatccagttcagggtcgtggtgggtccggagcctacccagaatcattgggtgcaaggcaggaacacaccctggagggggcaccagtccttcacaaggcctTAGATATTAATATAGATCAAAATTATTAACAAAgattatcaaaaataaaaataaattctagTCAGTCTAATTGCTTTTATCAATAGGACAATTTATTGCAATATTCCATGATTGATCTTGTAAACATTAAATACATCATATATAATACCATTTCTATCACAGTTAAAAGCCTTACCTGCATTAGCCTTACctgcatttttgtattttatttttttaatcttgctGACTTCAAAAATGCACTTACAAATTTATAAATACATCTTCAttgcacacaaaaataaaaggatTAAAGTAATTAATGATGTATATACCTTCACATATGTTCACTCACCATGTTCAGGGCCTTCATAAACACTCCAGTACTTCATGAATTAAATGTTATGAATATATTATAAAGAATATAGTATACAAGAAAATGTGTCTTTCCTTTATAGCTCATAACactccagaaaaacaaaatatgaattTAGTTTGGAAAGATTTATATGCAACTTAGCAAAAGCACATACTTTCTGGAATCCATCAGATTTCAAACTGCAAAATACTgatcatcataaaatgtgttttaaaactaaatatataaacttttttgtttcttgtcagttaaaagaggaaaaaagtaaaatacataATACAGCAATTAAAGCTTTAAAAGCTTAATGTCTTTACCATAGTCCATGCATAGGACTATGTGCAATGACATCTCACacttttcaaaaaacaaaaattaaaaataatttgaaatctACTGCCAAGATTCTTGCTGGACCATGTTAAACTGATATCGCTATCCCCCACTCTCTTAGTTAGTAGAGCTGTCCATGACAATAGACACCAACATATGTTGAATGCTATAGCCAACCATTGTATTCCCTAAGAGAATTAGGAACAAAACTACTATCATGTAATTTTTATATCCATTACCCTGATTCTTACTGATTATTTTTGCAGAAGAGTTTCCAGCAAGTTTGTTTACATGTTGACAGGCCAAATAAGTATGCAAATCTGAATTTTggattttttaattatatttatctgaATTCTGAATATTTCAGTTATGTTTG from Hoplias malabaricus isolate fHopMal1 chromosome 5, fHopMal1.hap1, whole genome shotgun sequence encodes:
- the senp1 gene encoding sentrin-specific protease 1; this translates as MFNKLYQWFGTGIKNLRNGVPPDRDHLGTDMVQQHGSPRRKRPVDCVEDVDGIGDNDRTVKRFKMGDFVDTMKTAAVGVKSHGSSVASWVCNSVSPKLKNMLPPSPGPPQKQTISLPAAHASGSAWTDSKFTERTSEMHGDTFVAPSSTVEWKTVVKSDSLRTEQSVTISKVSRRQVCTNLPHHETHKTNGHSVSVPLICPTPRLGRPLYLRPHRSPSCVSNPGPSSGNTSYTSMYEKTFPIRVVQSPSHGSSSRQWRGRPYCTAQESVRGEEKEVYRQLLAMVSGGQSSFFQDGTSPRGFRSHRDFSSFLTSSRRLLRCTSPAGSGAGDSSFGLSSLPPSPQNSSALPSPGVVSNGPETQTSDADSESGLRRPEVVMPLAPSPAALQDASSQDTQSSTHDGDSVIFVRAQQGKRPDSASVPCFQAELWIKELTSLYDSRARERRRLIEEQEALASQLLRQRLSGEGQAGVTGVELQVRVPLEKEVPVAPIIEESEPAIEEQEFPEMTEDMENEVNRALRGGSQDEVLSEGFRLTITRKDLQTLSHLNWLNDEVINFYMNMLVERSKAQHLPTAYTFNTFFFPKLRSSGYSAVRRWTKKVDIFSVDIILVPIHLGVHWCLSVVDFRKKSITYFDSMGGNNDEACRILLKYLQQESEDKRGQALDTSDWSHQSKKRNEIPQQMNGSDCGMFTCKYAEYITKDKPITFTQKHMPYFRRRMVWEILNKRLL